Below is a window of Leptospira perdikensis DNA.
TTTAATCATTGTTGGATAGAATTTCTTAGAAGTGGCTTTATTGCCACCAATGAGTAAAATAGCATTTCTCTTTGGATCAAAAACGAAAAAAATCCTATAAGGTCTATTTTTGCTATTAACTCTAAGTTCCTTCAAATTTTTAATTTTAGAACCCGTAATTGTATCGACATGAGGTCTTCCAAGTCTAGGTCCAAATTCTTTAAGAATCTCGATAGAAACTAAAATATCCTTTTTAGCATCGTTATCGA
It encodes the following:
- a CDS encoding type II toxin-antitoxin system RelE/ParE family toxin, yielding MYEIKRTGELVLWLKNLDNDAKKDILVSIEILKEFGPRLGRPHVDTITGSKIKNLKELRVNSKNRPYRIFFVFDPKRNAILLIGGNKATSKKFYPTMIKKSEELYSEYLGDL